TGCGCGCCCAATCGGAACGGGGTCGAAACCCCCAATTGACAAGCCCGGTTTGCCGTTGCCTGGCACCGTTTTCATAGGAGAGACCAGCGCTGGTGCGGTGTCGTGACAGGGGAGGGATCGGTAGCGCTCGCTTACAAATACTTGCAAGTAATCAACTTATTGCGTTGCAATAACGCCACAGTTTCACCATAGATATCTATTGCAGTGCGCAATCACAGTGCGGAACACATTACGGCCGGCGGCACGTTCAAAATGCCGGCGCGTGCATATGGAGCGCGCCTGTCGGCACCTTGTGCGACATGCCTTCTTTCATAGACGCTATTGCACTATGCTTATGCGCTTTTTGCACCGCGGCAGTGCGTCGCTGCCAGGCGGTTTTTGCTGGCCGATGCAAAAGACTTGACAGATACGCCGATACATAAATCGGTATCGGAGCGCAGGAAAATATGATTGGAACGTTCTCAATGCATCTCCTACCATTACCTTCGAGCATGACATAAATACAGCCGGATATCGGCATATAACGACAAAAGGAGACATATGAAACGGTATGCACCGGGCTTTGCCACGCCTGAACTTTCCTGCGCTTTCCCCCACGCTTCCCGCAATGCCGCCGGCACGTCTGGCCGGCGCTTCGTCCTGCGCGCCACCGTCGCCGCCTTGGCCGGCGCCGGCCTGCTGAGCGCCGCCACCGTCGGCGCCCAGGAAGTCGCCCCTGCTGCCACCGCCACGGCGAGCGCGCCATCGAATGCCGAAAACAACGCCGCCCGCGCCGGGGACGACCGCAACGCGGCCGTGGTGACCGTTACCGGTACCCGCCAGGCAGCCCAGAGCGCCCAGAACATCAAGCGCAATGCCGAGCAGGTGCTCGACTCGATCGTGGCCGACGACATCGGCAAGTTCCCGGATAAAAACGTGGCCGAGATCCTGGGCCGGGTGCCGGGCGTGCAGGTGATCCGCCAGAACGGCGAGGCCGGCAACGTCGTGATCCGCGGCCTGGGCGGCATCAAGACCCTGTACAACGGCCGCGAGATGTTCACCGCGGCGGGCCGCAGCCTGTTCCTGGCCGACGTGCCGGTGGCCATGCTGCAGCGGGTCGACGTCTACAAGTCGCAGGGCGCCGACATGGTCGAAGGCGGCACCTCGGGTGTGATCGACGTGCGCACCAACCGGCCGTTCGACTTCAAGGGCGCGCAGGCGGCCGTCAACGTGCGCGGCGAGCACCGCGACAAGGCCGACCGGATCGACCCCAACGTCTCGGGCCTGCTGTCGAACCGCTGGAAGAGCGGCATTGGCGAGATCGGCGTGCTGGGCGGCCTGTCGTACCAGCGCGGCCGCTACCACGACGAAACCGCCTTCGTCGGCGAGCCGCGCACCCTCGACAGCGGCGTGATCGGGGCGCCGTCGATGGGCCGCGTGATGACCGGCGGCGACCGCGAACGCCTGGCCGGCAACCTGTCGGTCCAGTGGCGCCCGTCGCGCGACCTCGAAGTCTATGCCGAGACCTTCTCGACCCGCATCGAGCACGACTCGCAGAGCATCTTCTTCGTCGGCGACCTGCCGATCAACAACCCGGGTTCGACGGTGACGACGATGCCGGGCTCGAACTACCTGGGGTCGATCAGCCACCCGAACGTGAACACCTTCACCCTGAGCTCGACCCAGGGGCGGCGCGAATCCTCAGAAGGCCACCAGGCGGCGGTCGGCGCGATCTGGTCGGCGATGCCCGGCGTGCGCGTGAGCACCGAACTGGTACGCACGATCAGCAAGCACGACATGAAGAACCCGATCCTGGACACCGTCATGGACCGTTCCAAGGCGATCCATGCCGAAGTGCGCGACGGCGGCGGCTACCTGGAATACCCGGGCACCGACATGACCGATCCGGCCAACTGGACCATGTTCGCCCTGTTCGACAACCACAACCGCTCGCGTGGCGCCGCCAACGACTGGCGCGGCGACGTCGCCTGGACCCCCGAGAACGACGGCTTCTTCAAGGAAGTCAGCGCCGGCGTGCGCTACGCCGAGCGCGACGCCAACTTCGTCCACGAACTCAATGGCCACTCGCCGGCTCCCAACCTGTGGTCGCCCAATGCGATCAAGGTCACCGACTTCCCGGGCCTGAACTGCACCAGCCCCAAGACCGGCGGCAACTACGGCATGAACCAGTTCTATGCGCCGTGCGTGGACTACCTGCTGGACCACACCGGCGACATCCGCCAGGCGATCCGCGGCGACCGCGATCCGCGGCCGGACAATCCGCAGTCGTTCTTCGAGGACGAGGAAAAGACCAGCGCCGTCTACCTCAAGACCAACTTCGGTTTCGACGCCTGGTCGCTGCCGATCGACGGCACCGCCGGCGTGCGCTACGTGAAGACCAAGCAGCGCATCAGCGGCTACTCGGCGCGCGATGGCGTGCTGTCGCCGATCACGGTGTCGTCCACCACCAACGACGTGCTCCCGAGCCTGTCGATGCGCGCCCACTTCAGGCAAGACCTGATCGGCCGCCTGTCGGCCAGCAAGGCGATCGAGCGCGCGCCGTTCGCCGACTACAATCCAGGCCTGGCGCTGTTCCCGTCGACCACCACCACGCTGGCCACCGGCACCGCGGGCAACCCGGACCTCAAGCCGCAAGAGTCGCGCAACGTCGACGTCGCCCTGGAATGGTATTTCGCGCCGGCCGGCTCGATCACCGGCACGCTGTTCCAGCACGACTACGACAACTACCTGCGCCGCAGCGCGCGGCCCGAAGTGCACGATGGCGAAACGTATAACGTCAGCCGTCCGTACAACGCGGTCGAGGGCAAGTTGAAGGGCGCCGAACTGGCCTACCAGCAGTTCTATACCCAGTTGCCGGGCTGGCTGGGCGGGCTGGGCATGCAGGCCAACGTGACCTGGATGGATGGCGGCCTGGCGGAAGCCGACGGCACCATCAATACCTTTGCCGGCATGTCGAAGCTGTCGGCCAACCTGGTGGCGCTGTACGAATACGGCAAGTGGTCGGCGCGCGTGGCCTACAGCTGGCGCGACAAGTTCACCGCCGAGTACAACTACCGCGCGCTGCCGTACAACATCGTGGTCGATCCGCTCAAGACGCTGGACGCCTCGGTCTCGTACAAGCTGACCGACAGCCTGACCCTGACGCTCGACGGCAGCAACCTGCTGGACCAGGCCTACCACGACTACCACAGCGTGCCGCAGCTGCCGCGCGACGTGCGGCGCTACGACCGGGTGGTGGGGCTGGCCCTGAGGTGGCGTAACTGAGCGGCGCAACCGAGTTGACCTCGACATGTAGCTGAAGTGCGAAGGGGCGCTGTGCGGATATTCCGGCAGTGCCCCGGCTTGTTTTGACTGGATGGTGAATCGTGCAAACCCAAAAACTCTCGACCCTCGAAAAAGTCGGTTTCGGCGCCGGCGACATGGCGCTCAATGTGGTGATCTCGTCGATGATGTTGATCATCACCTTCTTCTACACCGATATCTACGGCCTGCGCACCGCCGACCTGGCGGCGCTGTTCGTCGCGGTCAAGGTGGTGGGGGCGGTGGCCGACCTGGTGATGGGGCAGGTCAACGACGCGGTGCTGACGCGCTGGGGACGCTATCGGCCATGGCTGCTGCTGCTCGCGGTGCCGTATGGCCTGTCGGTGTTCCTGGTCTTCAGCACGCCGGACTGGGACTATGACGCCAAGCTGGTCTGGGCCTACTCGACCTATATCCTGATGACGCTGATGACGGCCGGCGTCGGCATCCCGTACATCTCGCTGATCAGCGGCCTGACCTCGGACCCGCAGCAGCGCCTGTCGGCCAACGGCTACCGCCTGTTCTTCGCCAAGGTCGGCGCCTTCATGGTGACCATCGTGGTGCCGATCCTGGCCAACGAATGGGGCGGCGCCAATCCGGCGGCCGGCTACCAGGCCGCGATGGCGCTGATGGCGGCGGTGGGCGTGCTCCTGTTCGTATTCTGCTTCTTCACCACCACCGAACGCGTGGTGCACAAGGTCGAGAAGCAGCCGCTGATGGAACAGGTGCGGGTCTTGATGAAGAACGACCAGTGGCTGATCCTGTGCGCCGTGTGCGTGACCGGTACCATCGGCTATGTGATCCGCGGCTCGGTCGCGATCTACTACGCCAAATACTACCTGGGCGGCGATACCGCTACCGTCTCGGCCTTCCTGTCGACCGGCGTGGCGGCCGCGATCCTGGCCATGGTGGTGTCGACCTGGACCACCAAGTTCTATTGCAAGGTCAAGCTGTTCCGCAACTCGCAGATCCTGGTCGCGGTGCTCAGCCTGATGATCTACTTCCTGGTGCAGCCGGGCGATATGGTGATGGCCTTCGTGCTGTACTTCCTGCTGTCGCTGGTGGTCGACCTGCACGCGCCGGTGTTCTGGTCGGCGATCGCCGAGACCATCGACTACGGCCAGGTCAAGACCGGCAAGCGCGTCTCGGGCTTCGCCTTCGGTGGCATCTCGGTATGCCAGAAGGCCGGCATGGCGGTCGCCGGCGGCATGGTGGGCGTGCTGCTCGATTATTTCAACTACCAGCCGAACCAGGAGCAGTCGGCGCTGGCGCTGCAGGGCATCGCGCTGATGCTGTCGGTGATTCCGGGCTTCTTCCACTTCCTGATGGGGCTCCTGATGTTCAAGTACCGGATCAGCGACGACTACTACAGCACCGTCAAAGAAGACATGCGCGCCCAGGGCTACGCGACCACCTGAACCACGAATCGAGAAACGATATGCAAGAGACGATCCTCAAACCGCTGATCGAGCAACGCGCCGATCCCTACATCTATAAACATACCGACGGCTACTACTATTTCACCGCCTCGGTCCCGCTGTACGACCGCATCGAGCTGCGCCGCGCCACCACCATCGCCGGCCTGGCCGACGCGCCGACGGTCGACGCCTGGACCAAGCCCGATACCGGCCCGTACTCCGAACTGGTCTGGGCCCCCGAGCTGCATTTCAACCAGGGCGCCTGGTACGTGTACTTCGCCGCCGCGCCGAGCCGCGAGATCAAGCACAAGCTATTCCAGCACCGCATGTACGCGATCCGCAACACCAACGCCAACCCGCTCGAAGGCGAGTGGGAATTCATGGGCCAGGTGGATACCGGTATCGACAGCTTCTGCCTGGACGCCACCACCTTCACCCACAAGGGCCAGCTGTACTACCTGTGGGCCCAAAAGGACTACGAGATCGAGGGCAATTCGAACCTGTACATCGCGCCGATGAAGACACCGTGGCAGATCGAGGGCAAGCCTATCCTGCTCAGCAAGCCGGAACACGACTGGGAAACCATCGGCTTCTGGGTCAACGAGGGCCCGTCGGTGCTGCGCCGCAACGGCAAGATCTTCATCAGCTACTCGGCCAGCGCCACCGATCACAACTACGCAATGGGCCTGCTGTGGGCCGACGAGGATGCCGACCTGCTGGACCCGGCCGCGTGGACCAAATCGGCGCAGCCCGTTTTGCGTACGTGCTACGATCACGGCGTCTATGGCCCGGGACACAACAGCTTCACTTATGCCGAGGACGACGACACCGTCATGCTGGTCTACCACGCGCGCACCTATACCGAGATCGTCGGCGACCCGCTCTGGAATCCGGACCGCCACACCTTCGTGAAGCCGCTGCGCTGGGACGAACAGGGCATGCCGGTATTCGGCCGTCCCTCCACCTATTGATCACATCCTCGAGGATTCGAACAACGTGCAAACCGGTATCACGCAAGCGCCGTTCGGCCAGCTGCCCGACGGCAGGGCCATCACCCAGTTCACGCTCACCAATGCCCAGGGCATGGTTGCCAGGATCATCGACTATGGCGGCATCGTCACCGAGCTGCATGCGCCCGATCGCGACGGTAACTTCGCCGACGTGGTGCTGGGCTTCGAGTCGCTCGAGCCGTACCGCACTGACAGCCCCTATATCGGCGCGCTGATCGGCCGCTACGGCAACCGCATCAGGCATGGGCGCTTTACCCTCGACGGGCGCGAATATCAGCTGCCGGTCAACAACGGCAACAACCACCTGCACGGCGGGCCTGGCGGCTTCGACCGGGTCAAGTGGGAGGCCACGGTCGATGGCGCCAGCCTGCGCCTGCAATACCGCAGCGTCGATGGCGAGATGGGCTATCCCGGCAACCTCGATGCCACCGTCACCTATACGCTCACGGACGACAACGAGCTGGTGGTGACTTTCCACGCCGTCACCGACCAGGCGACGCCGGTCAACCTGACCCAGCACAGCTACTTCAACCTGGCCGGCGACGGTGACATCCTGGGCCATGTGCTGACCATCGAGGCGGACACCTTCGTGGCGATCGATGCCGAATCGATCCCGACCGGCGAACTGACGCCGGTGACCGGCACGCCGTTCGACTTCCGCATGCCGCGCCCGATCGGCGAACGCATCGGCCAGCCGGACAAGCAGCTGCGCCATGGCGGCGGCTACGACCACAATTTCGCGCTCAACAAGCCGCAGGGCAAGGCGCTGAGCCGCGCGGTGCGGGTGTGCGAACCGGTATCGGGCAGGGTGCTCGAGTTGTGGACCGAAGAACCCGGCGTGCAGTTCTATAGCGGGAACTTCCTCGACGGTACGCTCGCGGGCAAGGGCCGCAGCTACCAATACCGCAGCGGCTTCTGCATCGAGCCGCAGCACTATCCCGATTCGCCGAACCAGCCACAATTCCCGGACACGATCCTGCGGCCGGGCCAGGTGTACCAGACCGAGTCGCGCTTCCGCTTCTCGGTGGAGCCAGGCGCATGATGGAAGTGTTGATCGACGCCGGGCACGAACTCGGCGAATGCGTGCTGTGGTGCGAGCGCAGCGGCCGGCTGCTGTGGACCGACATCCCGGCCGCGACCCTGTGGTCCCATTCGCCGTCGACCGGCCGCACCGTCAGCTGGACGATGCCCGAGCGCCTGTGCTGCTTCGCGCTCACCGGCAGCGACGACCGCCTGCTGCTGGGGCTTGCTTCGGGCCTGGCTTTCTTCACTTTCTCGACCGGCAAGGTCACGCGCATCTGCGACGTCGAGGCCGACAATCCTGCGACGCGCCTGAACGACGGCCGCTGCGACCGCCAGGGGCGCTTCGTGTTCGGCATGTTCAACCAGGACGACAACCCGAAGCGCGCCGTGGGCGCCTTCTATCGCCTGCACCTCGACCTGTCGCTGGAGCGCCTGCCGCTGCCGCCGGCGGCGATCGCCAACAGCATCTGCTTCAGTCCCGATGGACGACGCATGTATTTCGCCGATTCGCAAGAGAAGGCCATCCTGTACGCCGACTACAACCCGTGCAGCGCCGAGGTCGGGCGGGTCCACACTTTCGTGGCGCTTGACGCCGCGCCGGGAGAGCCGGATGGCTCGACGGTCGATGCCGAAGGCTATCTCTGGTCCACGCGCTGGGGCGCGGGGCAGGTGATCCGCTTCGCGCCCGATGGCAGCATCGATCGCGTGCTCGCGCTGGCCGCGCCGCAGCCGAGTTGTCCAGCCTTCGGCGGGCCGGACTTGTCGACCCTGTTCGTCACCAGCGCGCACCTGGGCATGACGGACCAGGACCGCGCCGCTGCGCCGCTATCGGGCGCCGTGTTCCGGCACGCGCTGGACGTGCGCGGCTTGCCCGAGTCGCGCTTCCTGCACGTCCCGGCGCGTTAACGCAAGGACCTGAACGTCGCCCGCACCTCGTCGATGAACAGGTCGGGCGCTTCCCATGCGGCGAAGTGGCCGCCCCGCGCTGGCTCGTTGAAGTGAACGAGATGTGCGAAGCGCTTCGCGGCCCAGCGCCGCGACAGGTTGCCGAGCTCCCCCGGAAAGGCGCTGATGCCGGTCAGCGCCGGTTGCGGCCTGGTTGGCGCGCCGTTCTCCTTCATTGCGCGGTTGACTTCCCAGTACAGGCGCGCGGCGCTGGCCCCGGCGTTGGGCAGCCAGTACATCATGATGTCGTCGATGAGTTCATCGAGGTCCAGCGCGCCGGCATCCTGCGCCGCGTCCTGCACGAATGAATGGATCCAGGCCGCCGGCCCGGCCGGCGAATCGGCCAGGCCGAAGCCGACCGAGGCCATCGATCACGGTCCTATGCGAACCCAGGCCATTGAGCAGGGCTTCGGCGCGGCGCCAGTCATAGCCCCCGCGCCAACGCTCTACCAAACCCTGCAGCGTGGCCAGTCGCGGCCCCTGGCTGGCGTCGTCCACCGTTTCGGGATCGGGGAGACGGGTGCGCGCCAGGCGCGCCTGCAGATCGTCGAGCGCGGACTGGGGAACCGAGAGCGGGAAAGGGTGATTTCGAAGGACTTGATGGCGTCGGATGATGGGCTCGCTTCGAGCCTAGCATTTGGTCACGAAAACAGGCATTCGCCTGGCCTGTCGATACGAATATCGATATCAATCTCTTGGAAAAAGTGATTGGAAAGTTATCTGGCCGATCTTTACTATTACTTCCGGTAATCAGGAGACGTGGGTAGAGGCAAGAAGCTTCGCCCAGCTAAGAATAAACAGGAGAAATACATGTCCGAAGCAAAGAAAAAGACGCCGCTGCGCTCCGCGGCATGGTTCGGCACGCAGGACAAGAACGGTTTCATGTACCGCAGCTGGATGAAAAACCAGGGCATTCCCGACCATGAATTCCAGGGCAAGCCGATCATCGGCATCTGCA
This portion of the Telluria beijingensis genome encodes:
- a CDS encoding SMP-30/gluconolactonase/LRE family protein is translated as MMEVLIDAGHELGECVLWCERSGRLLWTDIPAATLWSHSPSTGRTVSWTMPERLCCFALTGSDDRLLLGLASGLAFFTFSTGKVTRICDVEADNPATRLNDGRCDRQGRFVFGMFNQDDNPKRAVGAFYRLHLDLSLERLPLPPAAIANSICFSPDGRRMYFADSQEKAILYADYNPCSAEVGRVHTFVALDAAPGEPDGSTVDAEGYLWSTRWGAGQVIRFAPDGSIDRVLALAAPQPSCPAFGGPDLSTLFVTSAHLGMTDQDRAAAPLSGAVFRHALDVRGLPESRFLHVPAR
- a CDS encoding TonB-dependent receptor, whose product is MKRYAPGFATPELSCAFPHASRNAAGTSGRRFVLRATVAALAGAGLLSAATVGAQEVAPAATATASAPSNAENNAARAGDDRNAAVVTVTGTRQAAQSAQNIKRNAEQVLDSIVADDIGKFPDKNVAEILGRVPGVQVIRQNGEAGNVVIRGLGGIKTLYNGREMFTAAGRSLFLADVPVAMLQRVDVYKSQGADMVEGGTSGVIDVRTNRPFDFKGAQAAVNVRGEHRDKADRIDPNVSGLLSNRWKSGIGEIGVLGGLSYQRGRYHDETAFVGEPRTLDSGVIGAPSMGRVMTGGDRERLAGNLSVQWRPSRDLEVYAETFSTRIEHDSQSIFFVGDLPINNPGSTVTTMPGSNYLGSISHPNVNTFTLSSTQGRRESSEGHQAAVGAIWSAMPGVRVSTELVRTISKHDMKNPILDTVMDRSKAIHAEVRDGGGYLEYPGTDMTDPANWTMFALFDNHNRSRGAANDWRGDVAWTPENDGFFKEVSAGVRYAERDANFVHELNGHSPAPNLWSPNAIKVTDFPGLNCTSPKTGGNYGMNQFYAPCVDYLLDHTGDIRQAIRGDRDPRPDNPQSFFEDEEKTSAVYLKTNFGFDAWSLPIDGTAGVRYVKTKQRISGYSARDGVLSPITVSSTTNDVLPSLSMRAHFRQDLIGRLSASKAIERAPFADYNPGLALFPSTTTTLATGTAGNPDLKPQESRNVDVALEWYFAPAGSITGTLFQHDYDNYLRRSARPEVHDGETYNVSRPYNAVEGKLKGAELAYQQFYTQLPGWLGGLGMQANVTWMDGGLAEADGTINTFAGMSKLSANLVALYEYGKWSARVAYSWRDKFTAEYNYRALPYNIVVDPLKTLDASVSYKLTDSLTLTLDGSNLLDQAYHDYHSVPQLPRDVRRYDRVVGLALRWRN
- a CDS encoding MFS transporter translates to MQTQKLSTLEKVGFGAGDMALNVVISSMMLIITFFYTDIYGLRTADLAALFVAVKVVGAVADLVMGQVNDAVLTRWGRYRPWLLLLAVPYGLSVFLVFSTPDWDYDAKLVWAYSTYILMTLMTAGVGIPYISLISGLTSDPQQRLSANGYRLFFAKVGAFMVTIVVPILANEWGGANPAAGYQAAMALMAAVGVLLFVFCFFTTTERVVHKVEKQPLMEQVRVLMKNDQWLILCAVCVTGTIGYVIRGSVAIYYAKYYLGGDTATVSAFLSTGVAAAILAMVVSTWTTKFYCKVKLFRNSQILVAVLSLMIYFLVQPGDMVMAFVLYFLLSLVVDLHAPVFWSAIAETIDYGQVKTGKRVSGFAFGGISVCQKAGMAVAGGMVGVLLDYFNYQPNQEQSALALQGIALMLSVIPGFFHFLMGLLMFKYRISDDYYSTVKEDMRAQGYATT
- a CDS encoding aldose epimerase family protein → MQTGITQAPFGQLPDGRAITQFTLTNAQGMVARIIDYGGIVTELHAPDRDGNFADVVLGFESLEPYRTDSPYIGALIGRYGNRIRHGRFTLDGREYQLPVNNGNNHLHGGPGGFDRVKWEATVDGASLRLQYRSVDGEMGYPGNLDATVTYTLTDDNELVVTFHAVTDQATPVNLTQHSYFNLAGDGDILGHVLTIEADTFVAIDAESIPTGELTPVTGTPFDFRMPRPIGERIGQPDKQLRHGGGYDHNFALNKPQGKALSRAVRVCEPVSGRVLELWTEEPGVQFYSGNFLDGTLAGKGRSYQYRSGFCIEPQHYPDSPNQPQFPDTILRPGQVYQTESRFRFSVEPGA
- a CDS encoding glycoside hydrolase family 43 protein, which encodes MQETILKPLIEQRADPYIYKHTDGYYYFTASVPLYDRIELRRATTIAGLADAPTVDAWTKPDTGPYSELVWAPELHFNQGAWYVYFAAAPSREIKHKLFQHRMYAIRNTNANPLEGEWEFMGQVDTGIDSFCLDATTFTHKGQLYYLWAQKDYEIEGNSNLYIAPMKTPWQIEGKPILLSKPEHDWETIGFWVNEGPSVLRRNGKIFISYSASATDHNYAMGLLWADEDADLLDPAAWTKSAQPVLRTCYDHGVYGPGHNSFTYAEDDDTVMLVYHARTYTEIVGDPLWNPDRHTFVKPLRWDEQGMPVFGRPSTY
- a CDS encoding epoxide hydrolase N-terminal domain-containing protein — translated: MIRRHQVLRNHPFPLSVPQSALDDLQARLARTRLPDPETVDDASQGPRLATLQGLVERWRGGYDWRRAEALLNGLGSHRTVIDGLGRLRPGRFAGRAGGLDPFIRAGRGAGCRRAGPR